In one window of Eggerthella guodeyinii DNA:
- a CDS encoding replication-associated recombination protein A: MDTLFTEMENERKSEVAPLAVRMRPRTLEEVVGQDEAVGPGSWLRNAIEQDQLSSVILFGPAGTGKTSLAHVIAETTKATFVEVSAIGGTVSDLRREIDAADKRLSAFGLRTILFVDEIHRFNRSQQDALLHAVEDRVLVLVGATTENPFFEVNSALISRSRVVELHGLSDEEIVNLVQRALGDERGLGGRYKLDDRARDAIVLLAGGDGRAALTTLELAAGMVEPGTAKKPAKITEDNVRAATPHRSLPYDKNKDMHYDVISAFIKSMRGSDPDAALYWLARMIDGGEDPKFIARRMFIAASEDIGNADPQALLIAEAAFKSAEVIGYPECRINLAQAAIYLALAPKSNAAEAGIDAALAEVRKGPSRNVPDHLRDRHRPGSENYGAYRYPHSYPSGWVDQQYLPDGLQRGCFYRSSDRGWEAYRSDTFARDRLDSGENPTSRGK, encoded by the coding sequence ATGGATACGCTATTTACTGAAATGGAAAACGAGCGAAAGTCGGAAGTTGCGCCCCTCGCGGTGCGCATGCGCCCGCGCACGCTCGAAGAGGTGGTCGGCCAGGACGAGGCGGTGGGCCCCGGCTCGTGGCTGCGCAACGCCATCGAGCAGGACCAGCTGAGCTCGGTCATCCTGTTCGGACCCGCCGGCACCGGCAAAACCTCGCTCGCGCACGTCATCGCCGAAACGACGAAGGCCACGTTCGTGGAGGTGTCCGCCATCGGCGGCACCGTGTCGGACCTGCGCCGCGAGATCGATGCGGCCGACAAACGCCTGTCGGCGTTCGGCCTGCGCACCATCCTGTTTGTCGACGAGATCCACCGGTTCAACCGCAGCCAGCAGGACGCGCTGCTGCACGCCGTGGAAGATCGCGTGCTCGTGCTGGTGGGCGCCACCACGGAGAACCCGTTCTTCGAGGTGAACTCGGCGCTGATCAGCCGCTCGCGCGTCGTGGAGCTGCACGGGCTGTCGGACGAGGAGATCGTCAATCTCGTCCAGCGTGCGCTCGGCGACGAGCGCGGCCTGGGCGGCCGCTACAAGCTCGACGACAGGGCGCGCGACGCCATCGTGCTTTTGGCGGGCGGCGACGGGCGCGCGGCGCTCACCACGCTCGAGCTGGCCGCCGGCATGGTGGAGCCCGGCACGGCGAAGAAGCCCGCGAAGATCACCGAGGACAACGTGCGCGCGGCCACCCCGCACCGATCGCTGCCGTACGACAAGAACAAGGACATGCACTACGACGTCATCTCGGCGTTCATCAAGTCCATGCGCGGCAGCGACCCCGACGCCGCCCTGTACTGGCTCGCCCGCATGATCGACGGGGGAGAGGACCCGAAGTTCATCGCGCGCCGCATGTTCATCGCCGCGTCGGAGGACATCGGCAACGCCGATCCGCAGGCGCTCCTCATCGCCGAAGCCGCGTTCAAGTCGGCCGAGGTCATCGGCTATCCCGAGTGCCGCATCAACCTGGCGCAGGCCGCCATCTACCTCGCCCTCGCTCCCAAGAGCAACGCGGCCGAGGCCGGCATCGACGCCGCGCTGGCCGAGGTGCGCAAGGGCCCGTCGCGCAACGTGCCCGACCACCTGCGTGATCGGCACCGTCCCGGGTCGGAGAACTACGGCGCGTACCGGTACCCGCACAGCTATCCCAGCGGGTGGGTGGACCAGCAGTACCTGCCCGACGGCCTGCAGCGCGGTTGCTTCTATCGCTCCAGCGATCGCGGCTGGGAGGCCTACCGCAGCGACACGTTTGCGCGCGACCGCTTGGATTCCGGAGAAAACCCCACGTCGCGCGGAAAGTAA
- a CDS encoding FAD-dependent oxidoreductase, with protein MGNDTRFTRRNFLKGTGVAAIAMAGGALAGCSTGGGSATAATEPASGGASVAWTKEADVVVCGYGAAGASCAIEAAANGASVIILEKAALPGGSMARCGGAIMGAPTKIQQALGIDDSADALYDWVMTCTDGTCSKEIARAYADVAGPNVDWLDALAEEYLGQPCFEVAMAEANSAVDEGRHNGAVGGCLDATGCEYEKFGVKQEEAVPRTHWATASPDNTANSGPELFDPLLACIEKQDNIEAVFNTALVKLVTNADGAVVGVEASGPDGTVFYKANKGVMLATGGFPAGLEMQERFCQDALDYGTYMCKDCTGDGVLAAMAVGADLYNMCNYYPIEVAQQYHYNVQYNDVYNSWDMDADGYMEVPAMNLAETHGGLVINTDAQVLDVWGEPIPHLYCSGCDTGSNIFGVPGNYPGCGCYVSFSFAFGRIAGKHMADSEAVA; from the coding sequence ATGGGGAACGACACACGCTTTACCCGCAGGAACTTCTTGAAGGGAACCGGCGTCGCGGCGATCGCGATGGCGGGCGGCGCCCTCGCCGGCTGCTCGACGGGCGGCGGCTCGGCAACTGCGGCAACCGAGCCGGCATCGGGCGGCGCATCCGTCGCCTGGACGAAGGAGGCCGACGTCGTCGTGTGCGGCTACGGCGCGGCCGGCGCCTCCTGCGCCATCGAGGCGGCAGCCAACGGCGCGTCGGTGATCATCCTCGAGAAAGCTGCGCTGCCGGGCGGTTCGATGGCGCGGTGCGGCGGCGCCATCATGGGCGCACCGACGAAGATCCAGCAGGCGCTCGGCATCGACGACAGCGCCGATGCGCTGTACGACTGGGTCATGACCTGCACGGACGGCACGTGCAGCAAAGAGATCGCCCGTGCGTACGCCGACGTGGCCGGACCGAACGTCGACTGGCTCGACGCGCTTGCGGAGGAGTACCTGGGCCAGCCGTGCTTCGAAGTCGCCATGGCCGAGGCCAACAGCGCGGTAGACGAGGGACGCCACAACGGCGCCGTGGGCGGCTGCCTTGACGCGACGGGTTGCGAGTACGAGAAGTTCGGCGTCAAGCAGGAAGAGGCCGTCCCGCGCACCCACTGGGCGACGGCCTCTCCCGACAACACCGCCAACTCCGGCCCCGAGCTGTTCGACCCGTTGCTGGCGTGCATCGAGAAGCAGGACAACATCGAGGCCGTCTTCAACACCGCGCTCGTGAAGCTCGTGACGAACGCCGACGGCGCGGTCGTCGGCGTGGAGGCCAGCGGCCCCGATGGCACCGTGTTCTACAAGGCGAACAAGGGCGTCATGCTGGCCACGGGCGGATTCCCGGCCGGTTTGGAGATGCAGGAGCGCTTCTGCCAAGACGCCCTCGACTACGGCACCTACATGTGCAAGGACTGCACGGGCGACGGTGTGCTGGCCGCGATGGCCGTGGGCGCCGACCTGTACAACATGTGCAACTACTATCCCATCGAGGTGGCGCAGCAGTACCACTACAACGTGCAGTACAACGACGTGTACAACAGCTGGGACATGGACGCCGACGGCTACATGGAAGTGCCGGCCATGAATCTGGCCGAGACGCACGGCGGCCTCGTCATCAACACCGACGCCCAGGTGCTCGACGTGTGGGGCGAGCCTATCCCGCACCTGTACTGCTCCGGTTGCGACACCGGCTCCAACATCTTCGGCGTTCCGGGCAACTACCCCGGGTGCGGCTGCTACGTGAGCTTCTCGTTCGCGTTCGGGCGCATCGCCGGCAAGCATATGGCCGACTCGGAAGCCGTCGCCTAG
- a CDS encoding cytochrome c3 family protein, translated as MRVATFAVLALAMLALALAGCAPKANDGEASTNDDEAAAVQVDFSWSETSDCGMCHAKEQSSFEDATCAASQHEGTACAVCHADASTLASAHEGATAEKAAKAVLKSTAVDAATCESCHALDEVAAATADVEVLTDTNGTVVNPHALPESADHAEVTCTSCHQTHVSGATIEKKAQRVCASCHHADVYECYTCHS; from the coding sequence ATGCGGGTCGCGACGTTCGCGGTGCTCGCGCTTGCGATGCTGGCGCTGGCGCTTGCGGGTTGCGCGCCGAAGGCGAACGACGGCGAAGCTTCGACGAACGACGACGAGGCGGCTGCGGTGCAGGTTGACTTCTCCTGGTCGGAGACGAGCGATTGCGGCATGTGCCATGCGAAGGAGCAGTCGTCGTTTGAAGACGCAACCTGTGCGGCCTCTCAGCACGAGGGGACGGCATGCGCCGTATGCCACGCCGACGCCTCGACGCTCGCCTCGGCCCACGAGGGGGCGACGGCGGAGAAAGCGGCGAAGGCCGTGTTGAAGAGCACGGCGGTGGACGCGGCAACGTGCGAAAGCTGCCATGCGCTCGACGAGGTCGCAGCCGCCACGGCAGACGTGGAGGTGCTCACCGACACGAACGGCACCGTGGTCAACCCGCATGCGCTGCCGGAGTCGGCCGACCATGCCGAAGTGACCTGCACGAGCTGCCATCAGACGCATGTCTCGGGCGCCACCATCGAGAAAAAGGCCCAGCGCGTATGCGCAAGCTGCCATCACGCCGACGTATACGAATGCTACACCTGCCACAGCTAG
- a CDS encoding MarR family winged helix-turn-helix transcriptional regulator, whose amino-acid sequence MIQDEVLFTPQLATVVVDLHRRIGETIAEVCGVSYLEFCLLSSVRSHGGSLLLADFPRNALANENTVVVAANALARTGFVDKGRCSNDGRLTVLRERAEGAHALDRGYEGVYRSLRSSVWANHTDEDVEEIMRSFPSVAEKLGIGIEEINRLCHRVLTPAYLMIVAALLRRWARVVAQYAGLSFAEYRCLAVLEARPAPLSCATLAETLMLERTSVSALVAKLSRKELVSYGSGVDRRHKVIALTEKGEVSAALVTGKLGRITAELYAGVDASLKSKTNELHMRMHATYARS is encoded by the coding sequence ATGATCCAAGACGAAGTGCTGTTCACGCCTCAATTGGCGACGGTGGTGGTCGATCTGCATCGTCGCATCGGCGAAACGATCGCCGAGGTGTGCGGGGTGTCGTATCTCGAATTCTGCCTGCTTTCGTCGGTGCGGTCCCATGGCGGTTCGTTGCTGCTGGCCGATTTCCCTCGCAACGCCCTCGCCAATGAGAATACGGTGGTGGTGGCCGCGAACGCGCTCGCACGCACGGGCTTCGTCGACAAGGGGCGCTGCTCGAACGACGGGCGGCTGACCGTCCTCAGGGAGCGTGCCGAAGGGGCCCATGCGCTCGACCGGGGCTACGAAGGGGTGTACCGGAGCCTGCGGTCTTCGGTGTGGGCGAACCATACGGACGAAGACGTCGAGGAGATCATGCGCTCCTTCCCGTCGGTGGCGGAGAAGCTGGGCATCGGCATCGAGGAGATCAACCGGCTGTGCCATCGAGTGCTCACCCCTGCGTACCTCATGATCGTCGCGGCGTTGCTGCGGCGATGGGCGCGTGTCGTCGCGCAGTACGCCGGCCTGTCATTCGCTGAATATCGGTGCCTCGCGGTGCTCGAAGCGCGTCCTGCGCCGTTATCGTGCGCAACCCTCGCGGAGACGCTCATGCTCGAGCGCACCTCCGTCTCCGCTCTGGTGGCGAAGCTTTCCCGCAAGGAACTGGTGTCGTACGGCTCCGGCGTCGATCGTCGCCACAAGGTGATCGCCCTCACCGAAAAGGGGGAAGTGAGCGCCGCGCTGGTCACGGGCAAGCTGGGCCGCATCACCGCCGAGCTGTACGCCGGGGTTGACGCCTCGCTCAAATCCAAGACGAACGAATTGCACATGCGCATGCACGCAACGTACGCTCGCTCGTGA
- a CDS encoding helix-turn-helix domain-containing protein — protein MTQTTRKNVGQRVRALREQNNLTQEQLALMTGVGRSYLAKVEAGNRNATVDFMEKIALGLGTTLGRLFEDL, from the coding sequence ATGACTCAGACAACCAGGAAAAATGTCGGACAGCGCGTTCGGGCGCTTCGCGAGCAGAACAATCTGACGCAGGAGCAGCTTGCGCTCATGACGGGCGTGGGCCGGTCGTACCTCGCCAAGGTGGAGGCCGGCAACCGCAACGCCACCGTCGACTTCATGGAGAAGATCGCGCTCGGCCTGGGCACGACGCTGGGGCGGCTGTTCGAGGACCTGTAG
- a CDS encoding GGDEF domain-containing protein — protein sequence MADYNDDLNYPDPFYISDIETYELLYVNEAGRRLFKVPLDADLDGVACYEFLQGRHDPCPFCTNHLLSVDKSYVWEFTNPLTKHRHLLNDRLINWGGKLVRLEVGFDLTDQKEEGMRFRNLHKNEQIILEIANDLYRATDPQRASDSMLERLGAELHAERAYIFSAHNSLFDNTYEWCAEGVAPEIGNLQGIDYANFSRWLDLFGRNECVLIEDLSLLKGTIDDFEYETLAQQGIVTLVVSPIERDGELVGFLGLDNPPVELIRDIAPLLRTLCYFYSMTLQRIENERQLVTMSYHDSLTGLYNRNRYNEDVRALEKLARPFGAIFLDVNGMKEINDRGGHAEGDRLLQMCSETMRRVLGGAARIYRVGGDEFVATVVDTDEEGFRALVDSLQRAFAETPSCNVAIGAQWTARSDEIDRALFDADEAMYRDKRRFYRSKYTSDLAGARHPRSGRYHEAGSGAPSESFERGASFMNVLGFGFARQLMDEDFSVIASNDLYAALVGDDAASRRAVGALASRAFEAGERSFCGPVRVSRRGEPAWVEVIGTFAEEAVEGTPVVCVAYIDLEDALATIAAAE from the coding sequence ATGGCTGACTACAACGACGATCTGAACTACCCCGATCCGTTTTACATCTCGGATATCGAAACGTACGAGCTTCTCTACGTGAACGAGGCCGGCCGCCGCCTGTTCAAGGTGCCGCTCGACGCCGACCTGGACGGCGTCGCGTGCTACGAGTTCTTGCAGGGCCGTCACGATCCTTGTCCCTTTTGCACGAACCACCTGCTCAGCGTTGACAAAAGCTACGTGTGGGAGTTCACGAACCCCCTGACGAAGCACCGCCACCTGCTCAACGACCGCCTCATCAACTGGGGCGGCAAGCTGGTGCGCCTCGAGGTGGGCTTCGATCTCACCGATCAAAAAGAAGAGGGCATGCGCTTTCGGAACCTGCACAAGAACGAGCAGATCATCCTCGAGATAGCCAACGACCTGTACCGGGCGACCGACCCGCAGCGCGCCTCCGACAGCATGCTCGAGCGCCTCGGCGCGGAGCTCCATGCCGAGCGCGCCTACATTTTCTCGGCCCATAACAGCCTGTTCGACAACACGTACGAGTGGTGCGCGGAAGGGGTTGCGCCCGAAATCGGGAACCTGCAGGGCATCGACTACGCGAACTTCTCGCGGTGGCTCGACCTGTTCGGCCGCAACGAATGCGTGCTCATCGAGGACCTGAGCCTGCTGAAGGGCACCATCGACGATTTCGAATACGAGACGCTCGCCCAGCAGGGGATCGTCACCCTCGTCGTGTCGCCCATCGAGCGCGACGGCGAGCTGGTGGGCTTCCTGGGGCTGGACAACCCGCCGGTCGAGCTCATTCGCGACATCGCGCCGCTGCTGCGCACGCTGTGCTACTTCTACTCCATGACGCTGCAGCGCATCGAGAACGAGCGGCAGCTGGTGACGATGAGCTATCACGATTCGCTGACCGGCCTGTACAACCGCAATCGCTACAACGAGGACGTGCGGGCGCTCGAGAAGCTGGCCCGTCCGTTCGGCGCCATCTTCCTCGACGTCAACGGCATGAAGGAGATCAACGACCGGGGCGGCCATGCCGAGGGCGATCGCCTGCTGCAGATGTGCTCCGAGACGATGCGGCGCGTGCTGGGCGGCGCGGCGCGAATCTACCGCGTGGGCGGCGACGAGTTCGTGGCCACCGTGGTGGACACCGACGAGGAGGGGTTCCGCGCGCTCGTGGACAGCTTGCAGCGCGCATTCGCCGAAACGCCGTCCTGCAACGTCGCCATCGGCGCGCAGTGGACCGCGCGCTCGGACGAGATCGACCGGGCGCTGTTCGACGCCGACGAGGCCATGTACCGCGACAAGCGCAGGTTCTACCGCAGCAAGTACACGTCGGACCTGGCGGGCGCCCGCCATCCGCGCAGCGGACGCTACCACGAGGCGGGCAGCGGCGCGCCAAGCGAGAGCTTCGAGCGCGGCGCGTCGTTCATGAACGTGCTGGGCTTCGGATTCGCGCGCCAGCTGATGGACGAGGACTTCTCGGTCATCGCGTCCAACGACCTCTACGCCGCGCTCGTCGGCGACGACGCGGCCAGCCGCCGTGCCGTCGGGGCCCTCGCTTCGCGCGCCTTCGAGGCGGGGGAGCGGAGCTTCTGCGGTCCCGTGCGCGTGAGCCGTCGCGGCGAGCCCGCATGGGTCGAGGTGATCGGCACGTTCGCCGAGGAAGCGGTGGAGGGCACGCCGGTGGTGTGCGTGGCGTACATCGACCTCGAGGACGCGCTCGCCACCATCGCCGCGGCGGAGTAG